A single window of Vidua chalybeata isolate OUT-0048 chromosome 7, bVidCha1 merged haplotype, whole genome shotgun sequence DNA harbors:
- the PRKAG3 gene encoding 5'-AMP-activated protein kinase subunit gamma-3 isoform X3: protein MEQLRGSAASQVALLDAVVCPEEEGFPKAVCPREEEEEEEEYRRPVTFTLGNEILGLGPETEFQNPDAEVYMHFLRSHCCYDAIPTSCKLVVFDISLEIKKAFLALVANGVRAAPLWDSKTQSFVGMLTITDFINILHRYYRSPLVQIYEVEEHKIETWREVYLQGSLQPLVYISPSNSLFDAVYSLIKHKIHRLPVIEPVSGNVLHILTHKRILKFLHIFASTIPKPRFLKKTVQELCIGTFRDLAVVAETAPIHTALEIFVDRRVSALPVINDAGQVVGLYSRFDVIHLAAQKTYNNLDISVREALRQRTVCLEGVLTCYPHEPMEDIIDRIAKEQVHRLVLVDENQYPRGIVSLSDILQALVLTPAGIDRSSL from the exons atggagcagctccgtggctCTGCCGCGTCCCAG GTGGCGCTGCTGGATGCTGTTGTGTGCCCCGAGGAGGAAG GGTTTCCAAAGGCTGTATGccccagggaggaggaagaggaggaggaagaataCAGAAGACCTGTCACCTTCACACTGGGAAATGAAATACTGGGGCTAGGCCCAGAGACAGAGTTTCAGAACCCTGATGCTGAGGTCTACATGCACTTCTTGAGGAGCCACTGCTGTTATGATGCCATCCCCACCAGCTGCAAGCTTGTTGTCTTTGACATCTCCCTGGAG ATCAAGAAAGCCTTTTTGGCACTGGTGGCCAACGGGGTTCGTGCTGCCCCTCTCTGGGACAGCAAGACTCAGAGCTTTGTGG GGATGCTCACCATCACTGACTTCATCAACATCCTCCACCGCTACTACCGCTCACCTTTG GTTCAGATCTACGAGGTGGAGGAGCACAAGATTGAGACCTGGAGAG AGGTGTACCTGCAGGGTTCCCTCCAGCCACTGGTCTACATCTCTCCGAGCAATAG CCTCTTCGATGCTGTCTACTCCCTGATCAAGCACAAAATCCACCGCCTACCTGTCATTGAGCCTGTCTCGGGCAATGTCCTGCACATCCTGACACACAAGCGCATCCTCAAGTTTCTCCATATCTTT GCTTCTACCATCCCCAAGCCACGCTTCCTGAAGAAAACAGTGCAGGAACTATGCATTGGCACCTTCCGTGATCTGGCCGTCGTGGCTGAGACTGCCCCAATTCACACTGCCTTGGAGATTTTTGTGGATCGCCGTGTCTCCGCCTTGCCTGTCATCAATGATGCTG GGCAAGTGGTTGGCCTGTACTCGCGGTTTGACGTCATT CACCTGGCAGCCCAGAAGACCTACAACAACCTGGACATCAGTGTGAGGGAGGCGCTGCGGCAACGCACTGTCTGCCTGGAGGGGGTCCTCACCTGCTACCCCCATGAACCTATGGAGGACATAATTGACCGCATTGCCAAGGAGCAG GTCCATCGCCTGGTTCTGGTGGATGAGAACCAATACCCGCGGGGCATCGTCTCCCTCTCTGACATCCTGCAGGCCCTTGTGCTCACTCCTGCAG GCATCGATC
- the PRKAG3 gene encoding 5'-AMP-activated protein kinase subunit gamma-3 isoform X2: MEQLRGSAASQVALLDAVVCPEEEGFPKAVCPREEEEEEEEYRRPVTFTLGNEILGLGPETEFQNPDAEVYMHFLRSHCCYDAIPTSCKLVVFDISLEQIKKAFLALVANGVRAAPLWDSKTQSFVGMLTITDFINILHRYYRSPLVQIYEVEEHKIETWREVYLQGSLQPLVYISPSNSLFDAVYSLIKHKIHRLPVIEPVSGNVLHILTHKRILKFLHIFASTIPKPRFLKKTVQELCIGTFRDLAVVAETAPIHTALEIFVDRRVSALPVINDAGQVVGLYSRFDVIHLAAQKTYNNLDISVREALRQRTVCLEGVLTCYPHEPMEDIIDRIAKEQVHRLVLVDENQYPRGIVSLSDILQALVLTPAGIDALNS, encoded by the exons atggagcagctccgtggctCTGCCGCGTCCCAG GTGGCGCTGCTGGATGCTGTTGTGTGCCCCGAGGAGGAAG GGTTTCCAAAGGCTGTATGccccagggaggaggaagaggaggaggaagaataCAGAAGACCTGTCACCTTCACACTGGGAAATGAAATACTGGGGCTAGGCCCAGAGACAGAGTTTCAGAACCCTGATGCTGAGGTCTACATGCACTTCTTGAGGAGCCACTGCTGTTATGATGCCATCCCCACCAGCTGCAAGCTTGTTGTCTTTGACATCTCCCTGGAG CAGATCAAGAAAGCCTTTTTGGCACTGGTGGCCAACGGGGTTCGTGCTGCCCCTCTCTGGGACAGCAAGACTCAGAGCTTTGTGG GGATGCTCACCATCACTGACTTCATCAACATCCTCCACCGCTACTACCGCTCACCTTTG GTTCAGATCTACGAGGTGGAGGAGCACAAGATTGAGACCTGGAGAG AGGTGTACCTGCAGGGTTCCCTCCAGCCACTGGTCTACATCTCTCCGAGCAATAG CCTCTTCGATGCTGTCTACTCCCTGATCAAGCACAAAATCCACCGCCTACCTGTCATTGAGCCTGTCTCGGGCAATGTCCTGCACATCCTGACACACAAGCGCATCCTCAAGTTTCTCCATATCTTT GCTTCTACCATCCCCAAGCCACGCTTCCTGAAGAAAACAGTGCAGGAACTATGCATTGGCACCTTCCGTGATCTGGCCGTCGTGGCTGAGACTGCCCCAATTCACACTGCCTTGGAGATTTTTGTGGATCGCCGTGTCTCCGCCTTGCCTGTCATCAATGATGCTG GGCAAGTGGTTGGCCTGTACTCGCGGTTTGACGTCATT CACCTGGCAGCCCAGAAGACCTACAACAACCTGGACATCAGTGTGAGGGAGGCGCTGCGGCAACGCACTGTCTGCCTGGAGGGGGTCCTCACCTGCTACCCCCATGAACCTATGGAGGACATAATTGACCGCATTGCCAAGGAGCAG GTCCATCGCCTGGTTCTGGTGGATGAGAACCAATACCCGCGGGGCATCGTCTCCCTCTCTGACATCCTGCAGGCCCTTGTGCTCACTCCTGCAGGTATTGATGCTCTTAACTCTTAG
- the PRKAG3 gene encoding 5'-AMP-activated protein kinase subunit gamma-3 isoform X4: protein MEQLRGSAASQVALLDAVVCPEEEGFPKAVCPREEEEEEEEYRRPVTFTLGNEILGLGPETEFQNPDAEVYMHFLRSHCCYDAIPTSCKLVVFDISLEQIKKAFLALVANGVRAAPLWDSKTQSFVGMLTITDFINILHRYYRSPLVQIYEVEEHKIETWREVYLQGSLQPLVYISPSNSLFDAVYSLIKHKIHRLPVIEPVSGNVLHILTHKRILKFLHIFPRFLKKTVQELCIGTFRDLAVVAETAPIHTALEIFVDRRVSALPVINDAGQVVGLYSRFDVIVSSLHVCMPRLKFGPLHALVGCLYLSVAMQTHPICIVIACATAHLLCASPGLSVPSVLAQWGAGTPWGTEWGHIYHSTWQPRRPTTTWTSV from the exons atggagcagctccgtggctCTGCCGCGTCCCAG GTGGCGCTGCTGGATGCTGTTGTGTGCCCCGAGGAGGAAG GGTTTCCAAAGGCTGTATGccccagggaggaggaagaggaggaggaagaataCAGAAGACCTGTCACCTTCACACTGGGAAATGAAATACTGGGGCTAGGCCCAGAGACAGAGTTTCAGAACCCTGATGCTGAGGTCTACATGCACTTCTTGAGGAGCCACTGCTGTTATGATGCCATCCCCACCAGCTGCAAGCTTGTTGTCTTTGACATCTCCCTGGAG CAGATCAAGAAAGCCTTTTTGGCACTGGTGGCCAACGGGGTTCGTGCTGCCCCTCTCTGGGACAGCAAGACTCAGAGCTTTGTGG GGATGCTCACCATCACTGACTTCATCAACATCCTCCACCGCTACTACCGCTCACCTTTG GTTCAGATCTACGAGGTGGAGGAGCACAAGATTGAGACCTGGAGAG AGGTGTACCTGCAGGGTTCCCTCCAGCCACTGGTCTACATCTCTCCGAGCAATAG CCTCTTCGATGCTGTCTACTCCCTGATCAAGCACAAAATCCACCGCCTACCTGTCATTGAGCCTGTCTCGGGCAATGTCCTGCACATCCTGACACACAAGCGCATCCTCAAGTTTCTCCATATCTTT CCACGCTTCCTGAAGAAAACAGTGCAGGAACTATGCATTGGCACCTTCCGTGATCTGGCCGTCGTGGCTGAGACTGCCCCAATTCACACTGCCTTGGAGATTTTTGTGGATCGCCGTGTCTCCGCCTTGCCTGTCATCAATGATGCTG GGCAAGTGGTTGGCCTGTACTCGCGGTTTGACGTCATTGTGAGTAGCCTGCATGTGTGCATGCCCAGGCTCAAGTTTGGCCCCTTGCATGCACTGGTGGGGTGCTTATACCTGTCTGTGGCCATGCAAACCCACCCGATATGCATTGTCATTGCATGTGCCACTGCACATCTGCTCTGTGCATCTCCTGGGCTCAGTGTCCCTTCTGTGTTGGCACAATGgggtgcagggacaccttggggcACTGAATGGGGACACATCTATCACAGCACCTGGCAGCCCAGAAGACCTACAACAACCTGGACATCAGTGTGA
- the PRKAG3 gene encoding 5'-AMP-activated protein kinase subunit gamma-3 isoform X1, protein MEQLRGSAASQVALLDAVVCPEEEGFPKAVCPREEEEEEEEYRRPVTFTLGNEILGLGPETEFQNPDAEVYMHFLRSHCCYDAIPTSCKLVVFDISLEQIKKAFLALVANGVRAAPLWDSKTQSFVGMLTITDFINILHRYYRSPLVQIYEVEEHKIETWREVYLQGSLQPLVYISPSNSLFDAVYSLIKHKIHRLPVIEPVSGNVLHILTHKRILKFLHIFASTIPKPRFLKKTVQELCIGTFRDLAVVAETAPIHTALEIFVDRRVSALPVINDAGQVVGLYSRFDVIVSSLHVCMPRLKFGPLHALVGCLYLSVAMQTHPICIVIACATAHLLCASPGLSVPSVLAQWGAGTPWGTEWGHIYHSTWQPRRPTTTWTSV, encoded by the exons atggagcagctccgtggctCTGCCGCGTCCCAG GTGGCGCTGCTGGATGCTGTTGTGTGCCCCGAGGAGGAAG GGTTTCCAAAGGCTGTATGccccagggaggaggaagaggaggaggaagaataCAGAAGACCTGTCACCTTCACACTGGGAAATGAAATACTGGGGCTAGGCCCAGAGACAGAGTTTCAGAACCCTGATGCTGAGGTCTACATGCACTTCTTGAGGAGCCACTGCTGTTATGATGCCATCCCCACCAGCTGCAAGCTTGTTGTCTTTGACATCTCCCTGGAG CAGATCAAGAAAGCCTTTTTGGCACTGGTGGCCAACGGGGTTCGTGCTGCCCCTCTCTGGGACAGCAAGACTCAGAGCTTTGTGG GGATGCTCACCATCACTGACTTCATCAACATCCTCCACCGCTACTACCGCTCACCTTTG GTTCAGATCTACGAGGTGGAGGAGCACAAGATTGAGACCTGGAGAG AGGTGTACCTGCAGGGTTCCCTCCAGCCACTGGTCTACATCTCTCCGAGCAATAG CCTCTTCGATGCTGTCTACTCCCTGATCAAGCACAAAATCCACCGCCTACCTGTCATTGAGCCTGTCTCGGGCAATGTCCTGCACATCCTGACACACAAGCGCATCCTCAAGTTTCTCCATATCTTT GCTTCTACCATCCCCAAGCCACGCTTCCTGAAGAAAACAGTGCAGGAACTATGCATTGGCACCTTCCGTGATCTGGCCGTCGTGGCTGAGACTGCCCCAATTCACACTGCCTTGGAGATTTTTGTGGATCGCCGTGTCTCCGCCTTGCCTGTCATCAATGATGCTG GGCAAGTGGTTGGCCTGTACTCGCGGTTTGACGTCATTGTGAGTAGCCTGCATGTGTGCATGCCCAGGCTCAAGTTTGGCCCCTTGCATGCACTGGTGGGGTGCTTATACCTGTCTGTGGCCATGCAAACCCACCCGATATGCATTGTCATTGCATGTGCCACTGCACATCTGCTCTGTGCATCTCCTGGGCTCAGTGTCCCTTCTGTGTTGGCACAATGgggtgcagggacaccttggggcACTGAATGGGGACACATCTATCACAGCACCTGGCAGCCCAGAAGACCTACAACAACCTGGACATCAGTGTGA